From Thalassotalea euphylliae, the proteins below share one genomic window:
- a CDS encoding M15 family metallopeptidase, protein MSKQNIATFSKLALTGKSDNHIHWLNERHGIHHQVLNDWQAMAKSAEKDGLHLTLVSGFRSFERQMAIWNRKFNGQLPVLDEHEKPLNMASMSDLAKITAIMLFSALPGASRHHWGSDIDVYAPNLLADDQTLQLEQWEYQTDGPMAQLSLWLQENAKHFGFYFPYDKFRGGVAAEPWHLSHSATAAGFQAALTTSVLADAIANSGVAGKATIIEHLDMLYHTYITNIGDYPNG, encoded by the coding sequence GTGAGTAAACAAAATATCGCGACATTCAGCAAACTCGCATTAACAGGAAAAAGCGACAATCATATCCACTGGCTAAATGAACGTCATGGCATTCACCACCAAGTGTTAAATGACTGGCAAGCCATGGCTAAATCAGCCGAAAAAGATGGTTTACACCTGACATTGGTCAGTGGCTTTCGCTCGTTTGAGCGCCAGATGGCAATATGGAATCGCAAGTTTAACGGCCAATTACCGGTACTTGATGAGCATGAAAAACCGCTTAACATGGCATCGATGAGTGATTTAGCAAAAATCACCGCCATTATGTTGTTTTCTGCCCTACCCGGTGCAAGTCGCCACCATTGGGGTAGCGATATTGACGTTTATGCACCTAACTTGCTGGCTGACGATCAAACATTACAACTTGAGCAATGGGAATACCAAACGGATGGCCCTATGGCGCAATTGAGCTTGTGGCTGCAGGAAAATGCAAAACACTTTGGGTTTTATTTTCCTTATGATAAGTTTCGTGGCGGCGTAGCGGCGGAGCCTTGGCATTTATCGCATTCAGCAACGGCCGCGGGTTTTCAAGCAGCGCTCACAACATCAGTGTTAGCTGATGCCATAGCAAATTCAGGAGTTGCCGGCAAAGCAACCATCATTGAACATTTAGACATGCTTTATCACACATATATCACGAACATTGGAGATTACCCAAATGGATAA
- the dapE gene encoding succinyl-diaminopimelate desuccinylase, translating into MNHPVIELAKALIERESVTPQDAGCQPLMAERLTALGFDIETMVFEDTTNMWARKGSKAPVFCFAGHTDVVPAGDLSQWHTDPFTPVIHNDMLYGRGAADMKGSLAAMIIATERFVNDYPNHQGSISYLITSDEEGPFINGTTRVIDTLEARQEKIDHCIVGEPSSSHRVGDIVKNGRRGSISGELVIKGKQGHVAYPDHVVNPIHLATPALAELSQTAWDNGNDYFPATSFQLTNIYSGTGATNVVPGQLTALFNLRYSTELDDQTIVAQVNEILTRHQLDYDIKWTYNGQPFITEPGVLLDSVVDAIATVTKQTTQLSTSGGTSDGRFIAPTGAEVIELGPCNATIHQVNECVACDDLIQLVDIYYHSMVNILAKLNSEC; encoded by the coding sequence ATGAACCATCCTGTAATTGAACTCGCTAAAGCGCTCATTGAGCGCGAGTCAGTAACACCACAAGACGCTGGCTGCCAACCCTTGATGGCTGAGCGCTTGACCGCATTGGGGTTTGATATTGAAACCATGGTGTTTGAAGATACCACCAATATGTGGGCAAGAAAGGGGAGCAAGGCCCCCGTATTTTGTTTTGCCGGCCACACAGACGTCGTACCCGCTGGTGATTTAAGTCAATGGCACACCGACCCGTTTACCCCGGTTATTCACAACGATATGCTTTATGGCAGAGGCGCGGCGGATATGAAAGGTTCGCTAGCAGCGATGATTATTGCTACCGAGCGCTTCGTCAACGATTACCCAAATCACCAAGGCTCGATTAGCTACTTGATTACGAGCGATGAAGAAGGCCCATTTATCAATGGTACAACTCGTGTCATTGACACACTGGAAGCCCGACAAGAAAAAATTGACCACTGTATTGTTGGTGAACCTTCGAGTTCACATCGCGTCGGCGATATTGTTAAAAACGGTCGTCGCGGCTCTATTTCCGGTGAGCTGGTGATCAAAGGTAAGCAAGGTCATGTGGCCTACCCGGATCATGTCGTCAACCCGATTCACTTGGCCACTCCCGCACTTGCTGAATTAAGCCAAACCGCATGGGACAATGGCAACGACTACTTCCCTGCAACCAGCTTTCAGCTGACCAATATCTACAGCGGAACAGGCGCTACCAACGTGGTGCCAGGGCAATTAACCGCATTGTTTAATTTGCGCTATAGCACTGAATTAGACGATCAAACCATAGTCGCTCAAGTCAACGAAATTTTGACTCGCCACCAGCTGGATTACGACATCAAGTGGACATACAACGGTCAGCCATTTATTACTGAACCCGGCGTGTTGCTTGACAGTGTTGTTGATGCCATCGCAACCGTAACCAAGCAAACAACCCAGCTGTCAACTTCTGGCGGCACATCGGATGGTCGATTTATTGCGCCAACTGGTGCCGAGGTGATTGAACTGGGGCCATGCAATGCGACAATTCACCAAGTCAATGAATGTGTTGCTTGCGACGACCTGATCCAGTTGGTCGATATTTATTACCACAGCATGGTCAACATTCTCGCCAAGCTCAACAGTGAGTGCTAA
- a CDS encoding ArsC family reductase, which produces MTTLYGIPNCDTVKKARKWLDEKSISHHFHDFRKDGLSEALLTSFLEKTAWDQLLNKRSTSFRNLSDDVKNNLDEATAKAAMLAEPTLIKRPVTVVGDEILVGFKADTFANKFA; this is translated from the coding sequence ATGACAACCCTATACGGCATCCCAAATTGCGATACAGTAAAAAAAGCACGTAAGTGGCTCGACGAAAAAAGCATTAGCCACCACTTCCACGACTTTAGGAAAGATGGCCTAAGTGAAGCGTTACTTACCTCATTTCTCGAAAAAACAGCGTGGGATCAGTTGCTTAATAAGCGCAGCACAAGTTTCCGCAATTTAAGCGATGACGTTAAAAATAATCTTGACGAAGCAACAGCTAAAGCAGCCATGTTGGCAGAGCCAACACTAATCAAGCGCCCTGTGACTGTGGTAGGCGATGAAATACTGGTGGGCTTTAAAGCTGATACTTTTGCCAATAAGTTTGCCTAA
- a CDS encoding ACT domain-containing protein encodes MASNALTLQLLKETFAIHSLSPDSDIPMEVFAAPIYFIAKTYDEVSLVLPQSMTIDSEDVEKDWRALEVVGPLGFSLTGILSRISSILAADKISIFAISTFDTDYILVKENLIDNAIDALQHNQYNIIRD; translated from the coding sequence ATGGCAAGTAATGCCCTAACTTTACAGCTGCTCAAGGAAACTTTTGCGATACATAGCTTATCACCTGACAGTGACATACCGATGGAAGTGTTTGCTGCACCGATTTACTTTATCGCTAAAACTTATGATGAAGTATCCTTAGTACTGCCTCAGTCCATGACCATCGACAGTGAAGACGTCGAAAAAGACTGGCGCGCGCTTGAAGTTGTTGGTCCACTAGGCTTTAGCCTGACCGGGATTTTATCGCGCATTTCCAGTATATTAGCAGCGGACAAAATCAGTATTTTTGCAATTTCAACTTTCGACACGGATTACATTTTGGTTAAAGAGAATTTGATCGACAACGCTATCGACGCACTACAGCACAATCAGTACAACATTATTAGAGATTAA
- the pta gene encoding phosphate acetyltransferase gives MSHQVMLVPAGFGVGLGSVAMGLIHSCQQQGLNVVHYKPISQPARNVRRSRQPEANVNSTTKSLPISYVEEKMGDGELEVVLEQIVETYTQLTQEYDLVVVEGLIPTTRQPYAVRFNREVAQALSINVVLVASPDNDTFEEFEDRIEVSAATYGGLKGKRLIGCVINKVNSPDKDEYGLLPRENEIQPTPNLDTWQDLSIFKNDSFRLLGTIPWELDLIAPRVKDIADYLDAEVINAGDFEHRRIRSVSFCARTLANLTSHLVPGRLIVTPGDRVDIIVATCLSALNGTKVGALLLTNGYQLNDNVMSLCQQAFDAGLPVLSVKSDTWQTSRYIMNFNPEMPEDDVQREEKVKQFVADHLAQDWVNEFTENVTVNRQFSPPAFRHKLTVMARNADKLIVLPEGNDIRTIKAAAICAERHIARCQLLGDKEEILRLAEQQGITLPQGVIITDPSEIIENYVGPMVELRKHKGLTDVVAREKLQDNVVLGTMMLQLGQVDGLVSGAVNTTANTIRPALQLVKTAPDSSLVSSVFFMLLPDQVLVYGDCAINPDPNAEQLADIAIQSADSALQFGIDPKVAMISYSTGTSGSGADVEKVTKATEIAKAKRPDLIIDGPLQYDAAIMENVAKKKAPNSPVAGQATVFVFPDLNTGNTTYKAVQRSADLISIGPMLQGMAKPVNDLSRGALVDDIVYTIALTAIQADK, from the coding sequence ATGTCACATCAAGTAATGTTAGTGCCTGCGGGTTTTGGGGTTGGCTTAGGCAGTGTCGCCATGGGCCTTATCCACTCATGCCAGCAACAAGGATTAAATGTTGTTCACTACAAGCCAATCTCACAGCCAGCTCGCAATGTACGCCGCTCGCGCCAACCAGAAGCTAATGTAAATTCAACTACGAAAAGCTTGCCGATCAGCTACGTCGAAGAAAAGATGGGTGATGGTGAGCTGGAAGTTGTATTAGAGCAAATCGTAGAAACCTACACCCAGCTTACGCAAGAATATGACTTAGTCGTTGTGGAAGGCTTAATTCCGACCACGAGACAGCCTTATGCCGTTCGCTTCAATCGCGAAGTAGCACAAGCATTATCCATTAATGTCGTGTTAGTTGCCTCACCAGATAACGATACTTTCGAAGAATTTGAAGACCGTATTGAAGTTTCTGCAGCCACCTACGGTGGACTAAAAGGCAAACGTTTAATCGGCTGCGTGATTAACAAGGTGAATTCGCCCGATAAAGACGAATACGGGTTATTACCACGCGAAAACGAAATTCAACCAACGCCCAATTTAGACACTTGGCAAGACCTGAGTATCTTCAAAAACGATAGCTTCCGTTTATTAGGTACTATTCCATGGGAATTGGATCTTATCGCACCACGCGTAAAAGATATCGCTGACTACTTAGATGCAGAAGTGATTAACGCTGGCGACTTTGAACATCGCCGCATTCGCAGTGTATCGTTTTGCGCTCGCACCTTAGCAAACCTAACAAGCCACTTAGTGCCGGGTCGCTTAATCGTCACCCCGGGCGATCGCGTTGATATTATTGTGGCTACGTGTCTATCAGCATTAAACGGTACTAAAGTTGGTGCATTGTTATTAACGAATGGTTACCAACTCAACGACAACGTGATGTCGCTGTGTCAACAGGCGTTTGACGCCGGTTTACCTGTGCTGTCGGTTAAGTCTGATACCTGGCAAACCTCGCGTTATATCATGAACTTTAACCCAGAAATGCCAGAAGATGATGTGCAGCGCGAAGAAAAAGTGAAGCAATTTGTCGCCGATCACTTAGCGCAAGATTGGGTTAATGAGTTCACCGAAAACGTTACGGTTAATCGCCAATTCTCGCCGCCAGCATTCAGACACAAATTAACCGTGATGGCGCGCAATGCAGACAAGTTGATCGTACTACCTGAGGGTAACGATATTCGCACGATTAAAGCGGCAGCAATTTGTGCTGAACGCCATATTGCGCGTTGTCAGTTACTGGGTGATAAAGAAGAGATCCTCCGCCTAGCTGAGCAACAAGGTATTACTTTACCGCAAGGTGTGATCATCACAGATCCTAGTGAGATTATTGAAAACTACGTTGGCCCTATGGTCGAATTACGCAAGCACAAAGGCTTAACCGACGTTGTTGCGCGGGAAAAACTGCAAGACAACGTAGTGCTCGGCACTATGATGTTACAGCTTGGTCAAGTCGATGGCTTAGTCTCAGGCGCAGTGAATACCACAGCGAATACCATTAGGCCTGCACTGCAGTTAGTGAAAACGGCACCAGACTCAAGTTTAGTTTCGTCAGTATTCTTTATGTTGCTGCCAGATCAAGTACTCGTGTATGGCGACTGTGCAATCAACCCGGATCCAAACGCTGAACAGCTAGCCGATATCGCGATTCAATCTGCTGACTCGGCACTGCAATTTGGTATCGACCCTAAAGTTGCGATGATCAGTTACAGCACAGGCACTTCTGGCTCAGGCGCAGATGTAGAAAAAGTAACGAAGGCGACTGAAATTGCAAAAGCTAAGCGCCCTGACCTGATTATTGATGGCCCACTGCAATACGATGCCGCCATCATGGAAAATGTGGCCAAGAAAAAAGCGCCAAACAGCCCAGTTGCCGGTCAAGCAACCGTGTTTGTGTTCCCGGACTTAAACACGGGTAATACAACCTATAAAGCGGTGCAAAGATCAGCCGACCTCATCAGTATTGGGCCAATGCTGCAAGGTATGGCGAAACCAGTGAATGATTTGTCTCGCGGCGCGCTAGTTGATGATATTGTCTACACTATCGCTTTGACGGCAATTCAAGCAGATAAGTAA
- a CDS encoding acetate kinase, whose translation MTKQTILVINCGSSSLKFALIDVATKEESLSGLAQRLGSEQASITIKYKGDKQTMALTAPYLHQAALAKLIEFLKTNSLTDSIVAIGHRVVHGGEEYHLPTLITEKVMAQLKKLSNLAPLHNPANIIGIEAALAAFEHLPQVAVFDTAFHQSIPNKAFLYAVPQKLYKEHSIRKYGFHGTSHYFVSREAANMLGKDINELSLVTVHLGNGCSLAAIEAGQSVDTSMGFTPLAGVTMGTRSGDIDPGVIFHLTSHCGYTVEQVDAMLNKESGLLGLSGISNDCRTLEEQALEENNPQAKLALDVFSFTIAKSLAAMTVSLSKLDGIVFTGGIGENSDYVRDQVIKQLSVLGLSLNEALNAQAIRGKSLNIATEQSPAILVVPTNEEWVIANQTHQLIQE comes from the coding sequence ATGACTAAACAAACTATTCTTGTCATAAACTGTGGCAGTTCTTCATTAAAATTTGCGTTAATTGATGTGGCAACCAAAGAAGAGTCGCTATCTGGCCTGGCCCAGCGCTTGGGCTCAGAGCAAGCATCGATCACCATTAAATACAAGGGTGATAAGCAAACAATGGCGCTTACAGCCCCTTACTTGCACCAAGCAGCACTCGCAAAACTTATCGAATTTTTAAAAACGAATAGTTTAACAGACAGTATTGTTGCCATTGGTCATCGCGTTGTACATGGCGGCGAAGAGTACCACCTGCCAACCCTTATTACTGAAAAAGTCATGGCACAGCTTAAAAAGCTGAGTAATTTAGCCCCGCTACACAACCCGGCAAATATCATAGGTATTGAAGCTGCGCTAGCAGCATTTGAGCACTTACCACAAGTTGCAGTGTTCGATACCGCCTTCCACCAGAGCATACCTAACAAAGCATTCTTATATGCAGTACCGCAAAAACTTTACAAAGAACACAGTATTCGCAAATACGGTTTCCACGGTACCAGTCACTACTTCGTTAGTCGTGAAGCAGCCAATATGCTTGGCAAAGACATTAATGAACTAAGCTTAGTGACCGTTCACTTGGGCAATGGTTGTAGTTTGGCGGCCATTGAAGCGGGTCAAAGCGTTGACACTAGCATGGGCTTTACGCCACTTGCTGGCGTTACTATGGGCACGCGCAGCGGCGATATTGACCCAGGTGTTATTTTCCACCTGACATCTCACTGTGGTTATACGGTAGAGCAAGTCGATGCTATGCTCAACAAAGAAAGTGGCTTACTGGGCTTGTCAGGCATCAGCAACGATTGTCGAACACTAGAAGAGCAAGCACTAGAAGAAAACAACCCACAAGCTAAGTTAGCATTAGATGTATTTAGCTTTACCATCGCTAAATCACTGGCCGCAATGACCGTTAGCCTCTCGAAACTCGACGGTATTGTCTTTACTGGTGGTATTGGTGAAAACTCTGACTATGTGCGTGACCAAGTGATTAAACAGCTTTCTGTGCTCGGTTTATCACTTAACGAAGCATTAAATGCACAAGCGATTCGCGGTAAGTCATTGAATATTGCCACTGAACAATCGCCTGCGATTTTGGTCGTACCGACCAATGAAGAATGGGTTATCGCCAACCAAACTCACCAACTGATCCAAGAGTAA
- the yfbV gene encoding terminus macrodomain insulation protein YfbV: MKLSVSALIKLGYQYMKLWPKRAELGEYFAEYRTVQFARLVINVIPGLAVCCLVLQLSLQTDNAVAMALFYAILLLSMPVQALVMLGVNADKVLPPSLASWYKQGVARFNEQGGDIKLSTANPKYLDLAKLLNITYTHSRK, from the coding sequence ATGAAACTCAGTGTCTCTGCGCTCATTAAATTGGGCTATCAATACATGAAGCTCTGGCCTAAGCGTGCTGAGCTCGGCGAGTACTTTGCCGAGTACCGCACAGTGCAATTTGCGCGCTTAGTGATCAACGTCATCCCTGGCTTGGCTGTATGCTGTTTAGTCTTACAGTTGAGTTTGCAGACAGACAATGCTGTAGCAATGGCGTTATTCTATGCAATTTTGTTGTTATCTATGCCAGTGCAAGCATTAGTCATGCTCGGTGTTAATGCCGACAAAGTGCTGCCGCCATCACTGGCATCTTGGTATAAACAAGGGGTTGCAAGGTTCAACGAGCAAGGGGGCGACATCAAACTGTCAACGGCCAACCCCAAATACCTTGATTTAGCTAAATTGTTGAACATCACATACACCCACTCTCGAAAATAG
- the rlmA gene encoding 23S rRNA (guanine(745)-N(1))-methyltransferase → MSTTEKLAQYRCPICQSDLAVANSSYRCRQNHCFDMAKEHYVNLLPVQFKQSKNPGDNKAMVNARRAFLEKGYYQPLVECLVEKYLAFNGHNGQLLDAGCGEGYYTHQHKQDSNQVYGVDIAKEAIKKAGKKYRDCHFSVATLSKLPFTDHFFNWIVSIYAPILEQEFTRVLAPQGYLITVTPGANHLLELKQKVYEQALTHDETRQPISDLTSIEEWHLNYKMTLATGEDCLNLLSMTPFAFKASERVKNWLAQQANFECQADFLIKLYQKPSD, encoded by the coding sequence ATGTCAACAACTGAAAAACTCGCCCAATACCGCTGTCCAATTTGCCAAAGTGATCTTGCTGTGGCAAATAGCAGCTATCGTTGCCGTCAAAATCACTGTTTTGACATGGCTAAAGAGCACTACGTTAATTTGCTCCCCGTTCAGTTTAAGCAGTCAAAAAATCCTGGTGATAATAAAGCCATGGTTAATGCTCGACGCGCCTTCTTAGAGAAGGGTTATTACCAGCCACTCGTTGAGTGTTTAGTCGAAAAATATCTTGCGTTTAATGGTCATAATGGCCAACTGCTTGATGCTGGATGTGGCGAGGGCTATTACACTCACCAGCACAAGCAAGACAGTAACCAGGTATATGGTGTCGACATCGCCAAAGAGGCGATCAAAAAAGCAGGTAAAAAGTATCGCGACTGCCACTTTAGTGTCGCCACCTTGTCAAAACTGCCATTCACAGATCACTTTTTTAACTGGATAGTCTCTATTTATGCGCCAATTTTAGAGCAAGAGTTTACGCGAGTATTGGCACCACAGGGGTATTTAATCACTGTGACGCCAGGTGCTAACCACCTCTTGGAATTAAAACAAAAGGTCTATGAACAGGCACTAACACACGATGAAACAAGGCAGCCGATCAGTGATTTAACAAGTATCGAAGAATGGCACTTGAACTATAAGATGACACTAGCCACTGGTGAAGATTGCCTTAATTTACTATCAATGACACCGTTTGCATTCAAGGCGAGTGAAAGGGTTAAAAATTGGTTAGCTCAGCAAGCCAATTTTGAATGTCAGGCTGATTTTCTGATTAAGCTCTACCAAAAGCCTAGCGACTAA
- the xthA gene encoding exodeoxyribonuclease III: MKIISFNINGLRARLHQLQALIDKHQPDIIGLQEIKVHDEAFPLEAVEAMGYHVYFHGQKAHYGVAMLCKKPADKVIKGFPTDTDEAQRRMIMVETSNELGEKVTVLNGYFPQGDNIAHETKFPYKRQFYKDLMTYLNDHHSPEDNVVVMGDINISPIDLDIGIGEVNRKRWLKTGKCSFQPEEREWLKTLMDWGFKDTFRELHPTREERYSWFDYRSKGFDDNRGLRIDVVLATEKMAATCIESDVDYELRGIEKPSDHAPIWSTFK, from the coding sequence ATGAAAATCATCTCTTTTAATATTAATGGTCTACGCGCTAGGCTTCACCAGTTGCAAGCTTTAATTGATAAGCATCAACCAGACATCATAGGTTTGCAGGAAATTAAAGTGCACGACGAAGCCTTTCCACTTGAAGCTGTCGAAGCAATGGGCTATCACGTCTATTTTCACGGACAAAAAGCACATTATGGTGTGGCGATGCTCTGCAAAAAACCTGCTGATAAAGTAATCAAAGGATTTCCAACTGATACCGACGAGGCGCAGCGCCGCATGATCATGGTAGAAACGAGCAATGAACTTGGTGAAAAAGTTACCGTATTAAACGGCTATTTCCCACAAGGTGACAATATCGCGCATGAGACCAAGTTCCCGTATAAACGTCAGTTTTACAAAGATTTGATGACTTATTTAAACGATCATCATTCGCCAGAAGACAATGTTGTCGTAATGGGCGACATTAATATTTCACCGATTGATTTGGATATAGGCATAGGTGAAGTAAACCGCAAACGTTGGCTAAAAACAGGTAAATGCAGCTTCCAACCAGAAGAGCGTGAATGGCTTAAAACATTAATGGACTGGGGCTTTAAGGACACTTTCCGCGAGTTACATCCAACTCGTGAAGAACGATACTCTTGGTTTGATTATCGTTCAAAAGGTTTTGATGACAATCGAGGTCTGCGCATTGATGTGGTTTTAGCAACTGAAAAAATGGCAGCAACCTGTATTGAATCTGACGTAGACTATGAACTGCGTGGCATTGAAAAACCTTCGGATCACGCGCCAATTTGGTCGACATTCAAATAA
- a CDS encoding winged helix-turn-helix domain-containing protein encodes MSDNMSSVKKILLVEDDRQLSDLVADFLTTEGFHVKQEFRGDTAAKRVESFTPDLIVLDVMLPGKDGFAVCRDVRTTYSGPILMLTAKGTDFDQVLGLEIGADDYVIKPVEPRVLLARVNALLRRGELASDPKDKEVLSIGELYINRGSRQVTLHGESIELTSQEFDLLWLLASRAGEVQNRDYIYKAVVGREYDGMDRSVDVRISRLRKKLHDSNDTPFRIKTIWGQGYLFVPDAWS; translated from the coding sequence ATGTCAGATAACATGTCATCGGTAAAAAAGATACTTTTGGTGGAAGATGACCGCCAACTATCTGATCTTGTAGCAGATTTTTTAACTACAGAAGGTTTTCATGTAAAACAAGAGTTTCGTGGTGATACTGCCGCAAAACGCGTGGAAAGTTTTACTCCAGATCTCATTGTTTTGGACGTTATGCTGCCGGGAAAAGACGGTTTTGCAGTATGCCGAGACGTTAGAACGACGTATAGCGGACCGATATTGATGCTGACAGCTAAAGGGACTGATTTTGACCAAGTGTTGGGTCTTGAAATTGGTGCCGATGATTATGTTATTAAGCCAGTAGAACCGAGAGTGTTGCTGGCACGAGTAAATGCCTTGTTACGTCGAGGTGAGTTAGCAAGTGACCCGAAAGATAAAGAAGTGCTGAGTATCGGCGAACTTTATATTAATCGAGGTTCAAGACAAGTCACTTTACACGGTGAATCTATCGAGCTAACCAGCCAAGAATTTGATTTATTGTGGTTATTAGCAAGCCGCGCAGGGGAAGTACAAAATCGTGATTATATCTACAAAGCGGTTGTTGGTCGTGAATACGACGGCATGGATCGCAGCGTTGATGTACGCATTTCTCGCCTGCGTAAAAAATTACACGACAGTAACGATACGCCATTTCGCATTAAAACCATATGGGGCCAAGGTTACCTATTCGTGCCTGATGCATGGAGCTAG
- a CDS encoding HAMP domain-containing sensor histidine kinase, with translation MDQDVESYTGYKTMLQAIGDYVSNHPQNEWQGVIEDAANRYHLPLALARITDIEVAAKHGERRAVGAGHTNVFIEQDTVTLHHLIAGSNYAITLGPTEIPTRPRAETMVRVLVLVALAVMILVWLWPISRDLHELRRVTKEFGKEHFDVQAAKPKSIMMAGLIHGFNGMAVRIKHLIDAHKELTTAISHELRTPMARSKFALQMLSRADDETKRQNYIKQICGDINELESLVNELLEYASLEGDKPKLNFADYNLDDIVSQQVALASGQCAEVTYQPPALPIKVHCDRLYIERALSNYISNAIKYGDGQVAISCDTVGRECVIKVEDNGNGVDDCVKNTLFDAFSRADESRNKETGGFGLGLAIVKRVLEWHGGSVYVESSSLGGACFVMRWPTHKKR, from the coding sequence ATGGATCAAGATGTTGAATCTTATACGGGCTATAAAACCATGCTACAGGCCATAGGTGATTACGTTAGCAATCATCCGCAAAACGAGTGGCAAGGTGTTATTGAAGACGCTGCTAATCGCTATCATCTGCCGCTCGCATTGGCACGAATAACCGATATCGAAGTGGCAGCAAAACATGGCGAGCGGCGCGCTGTTGGCGCAGGTCATACAAATGTTTTCATTGAGCAGGATACGGTTACTTTACACCACCTAATTGCTGGCTCGAACTATGCGATCACCTTGGGGCCAACAGAAATTCCTACTAGACCCAGAGCCGAAACCATGGTGCGAGTGCTGGTACTCGTTGCATTGGCGGTGATGATTTTGGTGTGGTTGTGGCCCATTTCTCGCGATTTACACGAATTGCGTCGAGTCACTAAAGAGTTTGGTAAAGAGCACTTTGATGTGCAAGCAGCAAAACCCAAATCCATTATGATGGCGGGGTTAATTCACGGCTTTAATGGTATGGCAGTGCGAATTAAGCATTTGATTGACGCCCATAAAGAGCTGACGACCGCAATCTCGCACGAACTCAGAACGCCAATGGCACGCAGTAAATTTGCACTGCAAATGCTCAGTCGAGCAGATGATGAAACAAAACGTCAAAACTATATCAAGCAAATATGTGGTGATATTAACGAGCTAGAAAGCTTAGTTAATGAATTATTAGAATACGCGTCACTTGAGGGTGATAAGCCCAAGCTGAATTTTGCTGACTACAACCTCGACGACATTGTTAGTCAGCAAGTAGCGCTAGCCAGTGGCCAATGTGCAGAAGTTACCTATCAACCACCAGCGCTTCCTATTAAGGTGCACTGTGATCGCCTCTATATCGAAAGAGCGTTAAGCAATTACATCTCTAATGCGATCAAGTACGGTGACGGCCAAGTCGCAATTTCTTGTGATACGGTCGGCCGCGAGTGCGTTATTAAAGTAGAAGACAATGGCAATGGCGTGGACGATTGTGTTAAAAACACCTTATTTGATGCGTTTTCGCGGGCAGATGAGAGCCGCAATAAAGAAACGGGTGGCTTTGGTTTAGGCCTTGCGATTGTTAAACGTGTGCTTGAATGGCATGGTGGTAGTGTTTACGTTGAGTCGAGTAGTCTTGGTGGCGCATGTTTTGTTATGCGATGGCCAACCCACAAAAAACGCTAA
- a CDS encoding VC2046/SO_2500 family protein, whose translation MNASIALLERLYQRLAVKRLIENILLQHEHQLGESLNECVHQARRSDFALLLAMLNDDVRQQSQFLMPKTEQSEKQITDASLRAEFELPKSAELALNNIEQIQQYNQATLVSDNLMASVKLGDALNPKPLSFRDNKHHVPTDVLSNTSIHCQNRVQPTNPQDESSQQASAERLPLNAKGWLKAVQNTLVKTSQPLITEQFA comes from the coding sequence GTGAATGCGTCGATAGCGTTATTAGAACGTCTATATCAACGCTTGGCAGTTAAACGCTTGATTGAGAATATCCTTTTACAACATGAACATCAGCTTGGAGAATCGCTAAACGAATGCGTGCACCAAGCCCGTCGTTCTGATTTTGCATTGCTATTGGCGATGCTTAATGATGATGTTCGCCAGCAAAGCCAGTTTTTAATGCCAAAGACTGAGCAATCTGAAAAACAGATCACAGATGCAAGTCTGCGCGCTGAATTTGAACTGCCCAAAAGTGCTGAGCTCGCACTGAACAATATTGAGCAAATTCAGCAATACAACCAAGCAACACTGGTCAGTGATAACTTAATGGCATCCGTTAAACTAGGTGATGCGCTTAATCCTAAGCCGCTGAGCTTTCGTGATAACAAGCACCATGTGCCTACCGATGTGCTATCAAACACAAGTATCCATTGCCAAAATCGCGTGCAACCAACGAATCCACAAGATGAATCGTCTCAGCAGGCATCGGCAGAGCGTCTTCCCTTGAATGCTAAAGGTTGGTTGAAAGCGGTTCAAAACACCTTAGTAAAAACCTCACAGCCACTTATCACCGAACAGTTTGCTTAA